In Phenylobacterium zucineum HLK1, one DNA window encodes the following:
- the gloB gene encoding hydroxyacylglutathione hydrolase encodes MSLAVHQFPCLSDNYGFLVRDEASGLAACVDTPEAGAILRELDRLGWTLALILNTHWHPDHAGGNEEIKARTGAKVVGPKEVTRIAPLDREVQGGDEVLLGETRFRVIESGGHTLGHVAYYDAEDGIAFVGDTLFALGCGRLFEGTPEQMWASLSRLAALPDDTRVYCAHEYTEANARFALSLGDDPVLKARATEVFAARARGEPTVPTTIGLEKATNPFLRAANAAAFADVRAAKDSFKG; translated from the coding sequence ATGTCCCTCGCCGTCCACCAGTTTCCCTGCCTGTCCGACAACTACGGCTTCCTCGTGCGCGACGAGGCCAGCGGCCTGGCCGCCTGCGTCGACACGCCCGAGGCCGGCGCGATCCTGCGCGAGCTGGACCGCCTGGGCTGGACCCTGGCGCTGATCCTCAACACCCACTGGCATCCCGACCACGCCGGCGGCAACGAGGAGATCAAGGCCCGCACCGGGGCCAAGGTCGTGGGGCCCAAGGAGGTCACCCGCATCGCCCCGCTCGACCGCGAGGTCCAGGGGGGCGACGAAGTGCTGCTGGGCGAGACCCGCTTCCGGGTGATCGAGAGCGGCGGCCACACCCTGGGCCACGTCGCCTACTACGACGCCGAGGACGGGATCGCCTTCGTCGGCGACACCCTCTTCGCCCTGGGCTGCGGGCGGCTGTTCGAGGGCACGCCGGAACAGATGTGGGCCAGCCTCTCGCGCCTCGCCGCCCTGCCCGACGACACCCGCGTCTACTGCGCCCACGAATACACCGAGGCGAACGCGCGCTTCGCCCTGTCGCTGGGGGACGATCCCGTGCTGAAGGCCCGCGCCACCGAGGTCTTCGCCGCCCGCGCCCGAGGCGAGCCCACCGTGCCCACCACCATCGGCCTCGAGAAGGCCACCAACCCCTTCCTGCGCGCCGCGAACGCGGCCGCCTTCGCCGACGTCCGCGCCGCCAAGGACAGCTTCAAGGGCTGA
- the metW gene encoding methionine biosynthesis protein MetW produces the protein MTATREDFREILRLVRPGARVLDVGCGEGELLEMLTREKRVDGQGLEISPEGVAACLARGLAVVQGDGDRDLDHFPARAFDYAILSKTLQQMREPRHVLSELLRIADQAVVSVPNFGHWKVRWALLSRGRMPETGALPEPWWSTPNIHLCTLRDFTALCDELELRIDSCAALAEGKPARQIDPRRPVENWRAETALFLLSRRAQGAPEAVPRNLFGDVELARPDPAPKAKARRKKSK, from the coding sequence TTGACCGCCACGCGCGAGGACTTCCGCGAGATCCTCCGCCTCGTGCGTCCCGGCGCGCGGGTGCTGGACGTGGGCTGCGGCGAGGGCGAGCTGCTCGAGATGCTGACCCGCGAGAAGCGCGTCGACGGCCAGGGCCTGGAGATCAGTCCCGAGGGCGTCGCCGCCTGCCTCGCCCGGGGCCTGGCGGTGGTGCAGGGCGACGGCGACCGCGACCTCGACCACTTCCCGGCGCGGGCCTTCGACTACGCGATCCTGTCCAAGACCCTGCAGCAGATGCGCGAGCCCCGGCACGTGCTCTCCGAACTGCTGCGCATCGCCGACCAGGCGGTGGTCTCGGTGCCGAACTTCGGCCACTGGAAGGTCCGCTGGGCGCTGCTCTCGCGCGGCCGGATGCCCGAGACCGGCGCCCTGCCCGAGCCGTGGTGGTCCACGCCGAACATCCACCTGTGCACCCTGCGCGACTTCACCGCGCTGTGCGACGAGCTGGAGCTGCGCATCGATTCCTGCGCCGCCCTCGCCGAAGGCAAGCCCGCCCGCCAGATCGACCCGCGCCGCCCGGTGGAGAACTGGCGCGCGGAGACGGCCCTCTTCCTGCTCAGCCGCAGGGCCCAGGGCGCCCCCGAAGCCGTCCCCCGGAACCTGTTCGGCGACGTCGAGCTGGCCAGGCCAGACCCCGCGCCGAAGGCCAAGGCCCGGCGCAAGAAATCGAAGTAG
- the phbB gene encoding acetoacetyl-CoA reductase: MARVALVTGGTRGIGRAIVERLKADGMKVAAGYSGNDEAAAACARDLGVMVVKGNVGVFDDCRRAVGQVEAELGPVDVLVNNAGITRDGFFHKMTPEQWSEVIRVNMDSLYNMTRQVIEGMREREWGRIVNISSINGQKGQLGQTNYSAAKAGVIGFTKALALENARKGVTVNCVAPGYVDTEMVQAVPPKVLEGIIAQIPAGRLGRGEEIADAVSFLAGERAGYVNGSTLSLNGGQYLVG, from the coding sequence ATGGCCCGTGTGGCTCTCGTGACCGGCGGCACGCGCGGCATCGGCCGCGCCATCGTGGAGCGGCTGAAGGCCGACGGGATGAAGGTGGCGGCCGGCTATTCCGGCAACGACGAGGCGGCGGCCGCCTGCGCCCGGGACCTCGGCGTGATGGTCGTGAAGGGCAACGTCGGGGTGTTCGACGACTGCCGGCGAGCCGTCGGGCAGGTCGAGGCCGAGCTGGGCCCGGTGGACGTGCTGGTGAACAACGCCGGCATCACCCGCGACGGCTTCTTCCACAAGATGACCCCCGAGCAGTGGAGCGAGGTCATCCGCGTCAACATGGACTCGCTCTACAACATGACCCGCCAGGTCATCGAGGGGATGCGCGAGCGCGAGTGGGGCCGGATCGTCAACATCAGCTCGATCAACGGCCAGAAGGGCCAGCTGGGCCAGACCAACTACTCGGCGGCCAAGGCCGGCGTGATCGGCTTCACCAAGGCCCTGGCGCTGGAGAACGCCCGCAAGGGGGTGACGGTCAACTGCGTGGCCCCCGGTTACGTGGACACCGAGATGGTGCAGGCGGTGCCGCCCAAGGTGCTGGAGGGAATCATCGCCCAGATCCCGGCGGGCCGGCTCGGCCGGGGCGAGGAGATCGCCGATGCGGTCTCGTTCCTCGCGGGCGAGCGCGCCGGCTACGTCAACGGGTCGACGCTTTCGCTGAATGGCGGCCAGTACCTCGTCGGCTGA
- a CDS encoding ester cyclase — MEDLAAARIQAVREHMALEVVHDWDGVIATFERPRYELYGSGAVFDGEAAVRGYFAASRVPFPDQGNEIIAIAHDGDTVLVEFWLTGTHLGPLRHAGRTIEPTGKAFRVRMAASFEFAPGGAKIVCERPYFDQGAVVRALGLA; from the coding sequence ATGGAAGACCTGGCCGCCGCCCGCATCCAGGCCGTGCGCGAGCACATGGCGCTGGAGGTCGTCCATGACTGGGACGGGGTGATCGCCACGTTCGAGCGCCCCAGGTACGAGCTGTACGGATCCGGCGCCGTGTTCGACGGCGAGGCGGCGGTCCGCGGCTACTTCGCCGCCTCGCGCGTCCCCTTCCCGGACCAGGGCAACGAGATCATCGCCATCGCCCACGACGGCGACACCGTGCTGGTGGAGTTCTGGCTCACCGGCACCCACCTCGGCCCGCTCCGCCACGCCGGCCGGACGATCGAGCCCACCGGCAAGGCGTTCCGCGTCCGCATGGCTGCGAGCTTCGAGTTCGCCCCGGGCGGGGCGAAGATCGTCTGCGAACGCCCCTACTTCGACCAGGGCGCCGTCGTCCGGGCGCTGGGGCTGGCCTGA
- the metX gene encoding homoserine O-acetyltransferase MetX, with protein sequence MTAPAQITGGFETGGGTWRFPASKPLRLDSGAVLAPLEVAYKTYGRLNETKSNAVLVCHALTGDQHLASTHPVTGKPGWWSRVVGPGLPLDPERYFIICSNVVGGCMGTTGPASLDPKTNEPYGLAFPVITIADMVRAQAMLIEALGIDTLFAVVGGSMGGMQVLQWAADYPEKLFSAVCIAAAARHSAQNIAFHEVGRQAVMADPNWCGGAYLKAGVRPEKGLAVARMAAHITYLSEAALQRKFGRELQRDGLSWGFDADFQVESYLRHQGASFVDRFDANSYLYITRALDYFDLAAQHGGVLANAFAKARGVRFCVLSFSSDWLYPTAESRDVVRALNAAGCRASFVEIESDKGHDAFFLDEPQLDQTLRGFLAAQAQARGLNGGLA encoded by the coding sequence ATGACCGCGCCGGCCCAGATCACCGGGGGCTTCGAGACGGGCGGCGGGACCTGGCGGTTCCCCGCGAGCAAGCCGCTGCGCCTGGACAGCGGGGCCGTGCTGGCGCCGCTGGAGGTCGCCTACAAGACCTACGGCCGGCTCAACGAGACGAAGTCCAACGCCGTCCTCGTCTGCCACGCCCTGACCGGCGACCAGCACCTGGCCTCCACCCATCCGGTGACCGGCAAGCCCGGCTGGTGGAGCCGCGTCGTCGGCCCGGGCCTGCCGCTCGATCCCGAGCGCTACTTCATCATCTGCTCCAACGTCGTCGGCGGCTGCATGGGCACCACCGGTCCGGCCAGCCTCGATCCCAAGACGAACGAACCCTACGGCCTGGCCTTCCCGGTCATCACCATCGCCGACATGGTCCGCGCCCAGGCGATGCTGATCGAGGCGCTCGGCATCGACACCCTGTTCGCCGTCGTCGGCGGCTCGATGGGCGGGATGCAGGTGCTCCAGTGGGCCGCCGACTATCCCGAGAAGCTGTTCAGCGCCGTCTGCATCGCCGCCGCGGCCCGCCACTCGGCCCAGAACATCGCCTTCCACGAGGTGGGCCGCCAGGCGGTCATGGCCGATCCCAACTGGTGCGGCGGCGCCTACCTGAAGGCCGGCGTGCGGCCCGAGAAGGGCCTGGCCGTCGCGCGCATGGCCGCGCACATCACCTACCTGTCCGAGGCCGCCCTGCAGCGGAAGTTCGGCCGCGAGCTGCAGCGCGATGGCCTGTCCTGGGGCTTCGACGCCGACTTCCAGGTCGAAAGCTACCTGCGCCACCAGGGGGCCAGCTTCGTCGACCGCTTCGACGCCAACAGCTACCTCTACATCACCCGCGCGCTGGACTATTTCGACCTCGCCGCCCAGCACGGCGGGGTGCTGGCGAACGCCTTCGCCAAGGCGCGCGGCGTGCGCTTCTGCGTGCTGTCGTTCTCGTCCGACTGGCTCTATCCGACCGCCGAGAGCCGCGACGTCGTCCGCGCGCTGAACGCCGCCGGCTGCCGCGCCAGCTTCGTCGAGATCGAGAGCGACAAGGGCCACGACGCCTTCTTCCTCGACGAGCCCCAGCTCGACCAGACCCTGCGCGGCTTCCTGGCCGCCCAGGCCCAGGCCCGAGGGCTGAACGGGGGGCTCGCTTGA
- a CDS encoding P-II family nitrogen regulator, whose translation MKLIIAVIKPSRLDAVLDAVTEAGASGLTVTEVRGYGRQRGKTEVYRGAEYEVKLLPKVKLEIAVPQDVAEKVVEAIKASANTGKIGDGKVFVLDLEQVVRIRTGETGASAIAG comes from the coding sequence ATGAAGCTGATCATCGCGGTCATCAAGCCCAGCCGCCTGGACGCGGTGCTGGACGCGGTCACCGAGGCGGGCGCCTCGGGGCTGACCGTCACCGAGGTGCGCGGCTATGGCCGCCAGCGGGGCAAGACCGAGGTCTACCGGGGCGCCGAGTACGAGGTGAAGCTGCTGCCCAAGGTGAAGCTGGAGATCGCCGTGCCTCAGGACGTCGCCGAGAAGGTGGTCGAGGCGATCAAGGCCTCGGCCAACACCGGGAAGATCGGCGACGGCAAGGTGTTCGTGCTGGACCTGGAGCAGGTGGTCCGGATCCGCACCGGAGAGACCGGCGCCTCGGCGATCGCGGGCTAG
- a CDS encoding acetyl-CoA C-acetyltransferase, with protein sequence MSDIVIVSAARTPVGSFNGALSSLPAHELGKLAIQAAVERAGIQAADVDEVILGQVLQAGQGQGPARQAAVGAGVPVESPAWSLNQLCGSGLRAVALAAQQIQDGSSKIVVAGGQESMSQSPHAANLRAGQKMGELALVDTMLKDGLWDAFHGYHMGQTAENIAGRWQITREDQDRFAVVSQNRAEAAQKAGKFKDEIVPVTIKGRKGDTVVSEDEYIRHGVTLDSVSGLRPAFTKDGSVTAANASGINDGAAALVLMSADEAARRGLKPLARIASWAHAGVDPEIMGTGPIPASTKALEKAGWKVADLDLVESNEAFAAQSLCVVRELGLDPEKVNVNGGAIAIGHPIGASGARILTTLLHEMKRSGKAKGLATLCVGGGMGVAMCVETV encoded by the coding sequence ATGAGCGACATCGTCATCGTTTCCGCCGCCCGCACGCCCGTGGGCTCGTTCAACGGCGCCCTTTCGAGCCTGCCGGCCCATGAGCTGGGCAAGCTGGCGATCCAGGCGGCGGTGGAGCGGGCCGGCATCCAGGCCGCCGACGTGGACGAGGTGATCCTCGGCCAGGTGCTGCAGGCGGGCCAGGGCCAGGGCCCGGCGCGGCAGGCGGCGGTGGGCGCGGGCGTGCCGGTGGAGAGCCCGGCGTGGAGCCTGAACCAGCTCTGCGGCTCGGGCCTGCGCGCGGTGGCGCTGGCGGCCCAGCAGATCCAGGACGGCTCGTCGAAGATCGTCGTGGCCGGCGGCCAGGAGAGCATGAGCCAGTCGCCGCACGCGGCGAACCTGCGGGCCGGCCAGAAGATGGGCGAGCTGGCCCTCGTCGACACCATGCTGAAGGACGGCCTGTGGGACGCCTTCCACGGCTACCACATGGGCCAGACGGCCGAGAACATCGCCGGCCGCTGGCAGATCACCCGCGAGGACCAGGACCGGTTCGCGGTGGTCTCGCAGAACCGCGCCGAGGCGGCCCAGAAGGCCGGCAAGTTCAAGGACGAGATCGTCCCCGTGACCATCAAGGGCCGCAAGGGCGACACGGTCGTCAGCGAGGACGAATACATCCGCCACGGGGTGACGTTGGACAGCGTCTCGGGCCTGCGGCCGGCCTTCACCAAGGACGGCTCGGTGACCGCGGCCAACGCCTCGGGAATCAACGACGGCGCGGCGGCCCTGGTGCTGATGAGCGCCGACGAAGCCGCCCGACGCGGCCTGAAGCCCCTGGCGCGGATCGCCTCCTGGGCCCACGCGGGCGTCGATCCCGAGATCATGGGCACTGGCCCGATCCCGGCCAGCACCAAGGCGCTGGAGAAGGCCGGCTGGAAGGTGGCCGACCTCGACCTGGTGGAATCCAACGAGGCGTTCGCCGCCCAATCGCTGTGCGTCGTGCGCGAACTGGGCCTCGACCCGGAAAAGGTCAATGTGAACGGCGGGGCGATCGCTATCGGTCATCCCATCGGCGCCTCGGGCGCGCGGATCCTTACCACCCTGCTGCACGAGATGAAGCGGTCGGGGAAGGCGAAGGGCCTGGCGACCCTGTGCGTCGGCGGCGGCATGGGCGTGGCCATGTGCGTCGAGACGGTGTGA
- a CDS encoding DUF4908 domain-containing protein encodes MTGEPTASRIAVLAALLAALAAGFAGPAAAQESLREGLFGRHAGSGRQAPAPPVARYVAEDGRMFVLDRTQGRPLLKFEDSPEVWALQPMPAPRGDVIYKNDLGEPVLRATRLGGLTVFTDARPQGTAAALAGDGPPLRLAPIGPQALLERLAQASLRASRAARRTILFEAEATPASSALIADAATVTSVAVVRMSRRKDGRAVLAQFRKVLLVEGRRPAAEIEDEVLTITVAPAQGLAGRPSSERIVKVAAER; translated from the coding sequence ATGACGGGCGAGCCCACGGCGTCCAGGATTGCGGTTCTCGCGGCGCTGCTTGCGGCGCTTGCGGCGGGATTCGCAGGCCCCGCGGCGGCGCAGGAGTCCCTGCGCGAGGGCCTCTTCGGCCGCCACGCCGGCTCGGGCCGCCAGGCGCCGGCCCCGCCGGTGGCCCGCTACGTGGCCGAGGACGGGCGGATGTTCGTCCTGGACCGCACCCAGGGCCGGCCGCTGCTGAAGTTCGAGGACAGCCCCGAGGTCTGGGCGCTGCAGCCGATGCCGGCGCCGCGCGGCGACGTGATCTACAAGAACGACCTCGGCGAGCCCGTGCTGCGCGCCACGCGGCTGGGCGGCCTGACCGTGTTCACCGACGCCCGGCCCCAGGGCACGGCCGCGGCTCTGGCCGGCGACGGCCCGCCCCTGCGGCTGGCCCCCATCGGCCCCCAGGCGCTGCTGGAGCGGCTGGCGCAGGCGAGCCTGCGGGCCAGCCGCGCCGCGCGCCGGACCATCCTGTTCGAGGCCGAGGCGACCCCCGCCTCCTCGGCGCTGATCGCCGATGCGGCGACGGTCACCAGCGTGGCGGTGGTGCGGATGTCGCGCCGCAAGGACGGACGGGCGGTGCTGGCCCAGTTCCGCAAGGTGCTGCTGGTGGAAGGCCGGCGGCCCGCGGCCGAGATCGAGGACGAGGTGCTGACCATCACCGTCGCCCCGGCCCAGGGCCTCGCCGGGCGGCCGTCGTCCGAGCGGATCGTCAAGGTCGCGGCGGAGCGGTAG
- a CDS encoding DUF952 domain-containing protein, which translates to MSRVYKILTRAEWEAARAAGRFEGSAVDRQDGFIHFSTAAQAQETARRHFAGQADLVVLEIEADDLGPGLKFEPSRGGDLFPHLYGPLDVAHVRAVTDAPPDADGVPQTGLSA; encoded by the coding sequence GTGAGCCGGGTCTACAAGATCCTGACGCGGGCCGAGTGGGAGGCCGCCCGCGCGGCGGGGCGCTTCGAGGGCTCGGCGGTGGACCGGCAGGACGGCTTCATCCACTTCTCGACCGCCGCCCAGGCGCAGGAGACCGCCCGGCGCCACTTCGCCGGCCAGGCGGACCTCGTGGTGCTGGAGATCGAGGCGGACGACCTGGGCCCCGGCCTGAAGTTCGAGCCCTCGCGGGGCGGCGACCTCTTTCCGCACCTCTACGGGCCGCTCGACGTGGCGCACGTGCGGGCGGTGACGGACGCGCCGCCGGACGCGGACGGCGTTCCGCAGACGGGGCTTTCGGCATGA
- a CDS encoding class I SAM-dependent methyltransferase, with protein MRRDVLELRRFYASDLGGAARTMVQRKLVEAWGDARGLDVLAVGYGTPFVGTFRPAARRVAAAMPAQQGVEVWPAGGRNLATLTPEDALPFANALFDRILVVHAIEESADPVALLREVWRVLAPSGRVIVTVASRNGMWANTEKTPFGHGRPYSRAQLAELLREAELEPSGWTRALYVPPVGWMARWAEGFEQAGSRLWPGFAGLLLMEAVKQTFAVKPKGARAKAKAVRPVLAPSPAGAGVAGRGLGEAAVKALGSGPEIGEPGA; from the coding sequence ATGCGCAGGGACGTCCTCGAGCTTCGGCGGTTCTACGCCTCGGACCTTGGCGGGGCGGCCAGGACCATGGTCCAGCGCAAGCTGGTGGAGGCCTGGGGCGACGCCCGCGGGCTGGACGTGCTGGCCGTGGGCTACGGCACGCCCTTCGTCGGGACCTTCCGGCCGGCGGCGCGGCGGGTGGCGGCGGCCATGCCCGCCCAGCAGGGCGTGGAGGTCTGGCCCGCGGGCGGCCGGAACCTGGCGACCCTGACGCCCGAGGACGCCCTGCCCTTCGCCAACGCCCTGTTCGACCGGATCCTGGTGGTCCACGCCATCGAGGAGAGCGCCGACCCCGTCGCCCTGCTGCGCGAGGTCTGGCGGGTGCTGGCGCCGTCAGGGCGGGTGATCGTCACCGTCGCCTCGCGCAACGGGATGTGGGCCAACACCGAGAAGACGCCCTTCGGCCACGGCCGCCCCTACAGCCGCGCCCAGCTGGCCGAGCTGCTGCGCGAGGCCGAACTGGAGCCCTCGGGCTGGACCCGGGCGCTCTACGTGCCGCCGGTGGGCTGGATGGCCCGCTGGGCGGAAGGGTTCGAGCAGGCCGGCTCGCGCCTGTGGCCCGGCTTCGCGGGCCTCCTGCTGATGGAGGCGGTGAAACAGACCTTCGCCGTCAAGCCCAAGGGGGCGCGCGCCAAGGCCAAGGCGGTCCGTCCCGTGCTGGCCCCCAGCCCGGCCGGCGCCGGCGTCGCGGGACGGGGCCTTGGCGAAGCCGCCGTGAAGGCCCTAGGCTCGGGACCGGAGATCGGGGAGCCCGGCGCATGA
- a CDS encoding SixA phosphatase family protein produces MQRLILFRHGKAEPDSESGDDFDRRLAPRGVLESAAMGASLADLGFRPDVALVSTAARTRETWAAAQGSFPACEARFEDGLYHADSGALRAAAEQAGRSAGTVMLVAHNPGLQELAVQLLMEGSAPRELVHQAQRKFPPGAAAVFLIDMNGRPSFDGLFYPDRA; encoded by the coding sequence ATGCAGCGGCTGATCCTGTTCCGGCACGGCAAGGCCGAGCCGGACTCCGAGAGCGGCGACGACTTCGACCGCCGGCTGGCGCCGCGCGGCGTGCTGGAATCGGCCGCCATGGGCGCGAGCCTGGCCGACCTGGGGTTCCGGCCGGACGTGGCGCTGGTCTCCACCGCGGCGCGCACGCGCGAGACCTGGGCGGCGGCGCAAGGCAGCTTCCCGGCCTGCGAGGCGCGGTTCGAGGACGGCCTCTACCACGCCGATTCCGGCGCCTTGCGGGCGGCGGCCGAGCAGGCCGGGCGTTCGGCGGGCACGGTCATGCTGGTGGCGCACAATCCGGGGCTCCAGGAGCTGGCCGTCCAGCTCCTTATGGAGGGCTCGGCCCCGCGCGAGCTGGTCCACCAGGCCCAGCGCAAGTTCCCGCCGGGGGCCGCGGCGGTGTTCCTGATCGACATGAACGGCCGGCCCAGCTTCGACGGCCTCTTCTATCCGGACCGCGCGTGA